One Faecalicatena sp. Marseille-Q4148 DNA window includes the following coding sequences:
- the ybeY gene encoding rRNA maturation RNase YbeY, which translates to MTLLFEEEGDLQLPLETKELAEEVIEAALDYEGCPYEATVSLLLTMNNEIQEMNRNFREIDRATDVLSFPMIAYEEAGTFDFLEEDDSAFDPESGELVLGDIVISKERVIAQAEEYGHSIRREYAFLIAHSMLHLMGYDHMEEEERAVMEQKQRDILEQLGITR; encoded by the coding sequence ATGACATTATTATTTGAAGAAGAAGGCGATTTACAACTTCCGCTAGAGACAAAGGAATTAGCAGAAGAAGTAATTGAGGCGGCGCTGGATTATGAGGGATGCCCTTATGAAGCCACCGTCAGCCTGCTCTTAACAATGAATAACGAGATTCAGGAAATGAATCGAAACTTCCGGGAAATTGATCGGGCAACAGATGTACTGTCTTTCCCGATGATTGCATATGAAGAGGCAGGAACATTTGATTTTCTGGAAGAAGACGATTCTGCGTTTGATCCGGAGAGCGGAGAACTTGTACTTGGAGACATTGTAATTTCAAAAGAGCGGGTAATCGCTCAGGCAGAAGAATACGGACATTCTATTCGCAGGGAATATGCATTTTTGATTGCCCATAGTATGCTTCATCTGATGGGGTATGATCATATGGAAGAGGAAGAGCGTGCAGTCATGGAACAGAAACAGCGTGATATTCTGGAGCAGCTCGGAATTACAAGATAA
- a CDS encoding PhoH family protein yields the protein MSILETMIEIPSGHEQNVFGQFDANVKKIERTLHVSIIPRADGIKIIGEPAQANRAKSVLKELTELSVRGNEIQEQNVNYALALSMENESGTLVEIDKEIICHTIMGKPVKPKTLGQKKYVDAIRDHMIVFGLGPAGTGKTYLAMAMAITAFKNNEVGRIILTRPAIEAGEKLGFLPGDLQSKIDPYLRPLYDALYQIMGADSFIKNSEKGLIEVAPLAYMRGRTLDNAFIILDEAQNTTPAQMKMFLTRIGFGSKVVITGDATQKDLPSGQVSGLDIAVKVVSQIEDIKICNLTSKDVVRHPLVQKIVQAYEAYETKPKAGAKEGRTKERTKGNKKNKTKE from the coding sequence ATGAGTATTCTCGAAACAATGATAGAAATTCCGAGCGGACATGAGCAAAATGTATTTGGCCAGTTTGATGCAAATGTAAAGAAAATTGAACGGACACTTCATGTCAGCATCATTCCCCGTGCAGATGGAATTAAGATTATCGGTGAGCCGGCGCAGGCGAACCGTGCAAAGTCTGTGTTAAAAGAATTGACAGAACTTTCTGTGCGCGGCAATGAGATTCAGGAACAAAATGTGAATTATGCACTTGCTCTGTCAATGGAAAATGAAAGCGGTACGCTGGTCGAAATTGATAAAGAGATTATTTGTCATACAATCATGGGAAAACCGGTAAAGCCTAAGACATTAGGACAAAAGAAATATGTGGATGCAATTCGGGATCATATGATTGTATTTGGACTTGGACCGGCGGGAACCGGAAAAACTTATCTGGCAATGGCGATGGCAATTACTGCATTTAAAAATAATGAGGTGGGAAGGATCATTCTGACAAGACCTGCAATTGAGGCAGGAGAGAAATTGGGATTTCTTCCGGGGGATCTGCAGAGTAAAATTGATCCATATTTAAGACCGCTTTACGATGCACTTTATCAGATTATGGGTGCAGACAGTTTTATCAAGAATTCGGAGAAAGGTCTGATAGAAGTTGCGCCTCTTGCCTACATGCGGGGACGTACGCTTGATAATGCATTTATTATTTTAGATGAGGCACAGAATACAACACCGGCTCAGATGAAAATGTTTCTGACACGAATTGGCTTTGGATCGAAAGTTGTTATTACAGGTGATGCAACACAGAAAGACCTTCCATCCGGTCAGGTATCCGGTCTTGATATCGCAGTGAAGGTCGTAAGTCAGATAGAGGACATTAAGATATGCAATCTGACAAGTAAAGACGTTGTGCGCCATCCGCTCGTACAAAAGATTGTTCAGGCTTATGAAGCATATGAAACAAAACCGAAAGCCGGAGCAAAGGAAGGCAGAACAAAGGAGCGGACAAAAGGAAATAAAAAGAATAAAACAAAGGAATAA
- a CDS encoding sporulation protein YqfD: MIVKLIQYIRGYVRIRITGYSPERFLNLCSHHQIRLWGLRPCGHAYEMYLSVKSFRKLKPILRKSNMKIKVLERRGLPFFLNRNRKRQAFFTGAILCLLLVYLMSLRIWNIHISGNYSHTDEGMLQFLASKDICHGMLKRKIDCEQIVKAIRSEYDDVIWVSASIQGTRLFVQMKENMDMIREEPEEEIEAPADIISDADGIITEMITRKGVPQMEAGSEIKKGDLLVSGSVPVLDDNKEVTGYQYHIADADIYIQTEIPYESRMEIAYQKKVYTGQKRKALLLEAGPYAIQAGILFHRFPESETYVKKKTLRIGEHFDLPIRIGLKEIRAYTFSDAEYADSEIRRKMTEEFDRFCKELKKKGVQILENNVKIYKDHGNAVAKGTLTVIKTVGETVQAVKDTDHIKGEE; encoded by the coding sequence ATGATTGTAAAATTAATTCAGTATATCCGGGGATATGTGCGAATCAGGATAACCGGGTATTCTCCGGAACGCTTTTTGAATCTGTGCAGTCATCATCAAATCCGTCTGTGGGGATTGAGACCTTGCGGACACGCTTATGAAATGTACTTATCGGTTAAGAGTTTTCGAAAATTAAAACCGATTCTTCGGAAATCAAATATGAAGATAAAAGTTCTGGAGCGGAGAGGACTTCCTTTTTTTCTAAACCGAAATCGAAAACGGCAGGCATTTTTTACAGGTGCGATACTTTGCCTGCTGCTTGTATATCTCATGTCACTTCGGATCTGGAATATCCACATTAGCGGTAATTATTCTCATACCGATGAAGGGATGCTGCAGTTTCTTGCGTCAAAGGATATTTGTCATGGAATGTTGAAACGTAAGATTGATTGTGAGCAGATTGTGAAAGCAATCCGCAGCGAATATGATGACGTGATATGGGTTTCTGCTTCTATTCAGGGAACAAGGCTTTTCGTGCAGATGAAGGAAAATATGGATATGATCCGGGAAGAACCAGAAGAAGAGATTGAGGCGCCGGCAGATATTATTTCTGACGCAGATGGTATTATTACAGAAATGATTACACGGAAAGGCGTGCCGCAGATGGAAGCAGGAAGCGAAATTAAAAAAGGGGATCTGCTTGTGTCCGGATCGGTACCTGTACTGGATGATAATAAGGAAGTTACCGGCTATCAATATCATATTGCAGATGCAGATATTTACATTCAAACGGAAATTCCATACGAAAGTCGGATGGAAATAGCATATCAAAAGAAAGTGTATACCGGGCAGAAAAGGAAAGCGCTTTTACTGGAAGCCGGTCCATATGCGATTCAGGCAGGGATATTGTTTCACCGGTTTCCGGAATCAGAAACGTATGTGAAGAAGAAAACATTGAGAATCGGTGAACACTTTGATCTTCCAATCAGGATTGGCTTAAAAGAGATCCGGGCATATACATTTTCCGATGCAGAATATGCGGATTCTGAGATTCGCAGGAAAATGACAGAAGAATTTGATCGGTTTTGCAAAGAATTAAAGAAAAAAGGGGTTCAAATTCTTGAAAATAATGTTAAAATATACAAAGATCACGGCAATGCTGTGGCAAAGGGAACTCTGACGGTCATCAAAACTGTCGGGGAGACGGTGCAGGCCGTCAAAGATACTGATCATATAAAAGGAGAGGAATAA